CAACTCCGGAGTCATGGCCGGGGTGTGGGCGCGCACCGACGTGGAACGCGGGGTGTGGAAGGCGCCCGCGGGCACGGATGCCGCCCTCGGAGCCGTCGTCGCGCCGTCGGTCCGGATGAACGACCTGGAGAACGGGGTCCTCAACCCCAAGGCGGTGAACTGCCTGAGGCAGCTGCCGGTCTACGGGAACCTGTCGTGGGGCGCGCGGACCATGGCCGGGGCGGACGTCGCCAACGACCAGTGGAAGTACCTGCCGGTGCGGCGGCTGGCGCTGTTCATCGAGGAGAGCCTGTTCCGCGGCACGAAGTGGGTGGTGTTCGAGCCCAACGACGAACCGCTGTGGGCCTCGATCCGGCTCAACGTGGGCGCGTTCATGAACAACCTGTTCCAGCAGGGCGCGTTCCAGGGCACCAACCCGGACGAGGCGTACCTCGTCAGGTGCGACAGGGACAACAACCCGCAGAACCAGATCGATCTCGGGATCGTGAACATCCTGGTCGGCTTCGCCCCGTTGAAGCCGGCGGAGTTCGTCGTCATCAGCATCCAGCAGCTCGCCGGCCAGATCCAGGTCTGAGAGGAGTAGGGCGATGCCACAAGTCTCAGCCAAGGGAATCCCGGTCGATCCCTACAAGAACTTCCGGTTCCGCGTGCGGTACTCCGACCGCAGCGACTACATCGCGGCGGTCAGCAAGATCTCCGGGTTGAAGCGCTCGACGGAGGTGGTCAAGCACCGCGCGGGCGGTGACCCGACCACCAGCCGCAAACTGCCGGGGCGCACCGAGTACGAGGCGGTCACCCTGGAGCGCGGGGTCACCTTCGACACGGAGTTCGCCAACTGGGCCAACTCGGTGTGGAGCTTCCGCAGGGCCGGCGGCGGGGTGGCGACGTCACTGGCCACCTTCCGCAGGGACCTGGTGATCGACGTGCTCGACGACGGCGGCAGCGTGGTCTCCAGCTACAGCCTGCACCGCGCTTGGGTGTCGGAGTACCAGGCACTGTCCGATCTGGACGCCAACGCCAACGCGGTGCTGATCGAGCACATCAAGCTGGAGAACGAGGGCTGGGTGCACGAGGGCCCGAAGGGGCCGCCCGCCGAGACGAGCTTCCAAGACCCGGCGTGATCGAGGTGGCGGCGTCGTTGGCCGAGGCCGAGCTGCTGTCCCTGTGGGAGAACGGGTCCTGGCTCGACACGGCGGGCAGGGCGCTGGTGCTGGCGGAGGCGGGCGGCGGTGCCGAGCCGGGCACCGCCGCGGAGCTGCCGATCGGAGAGCGGGATGCGATCCTGCTCTCACTGCACGAGTCCTGGTTCGGCCGGCGGCTGCGCTGCGCGGTGACCTGCCCGTCCTGTCAGGGGCGACTGGAGACCGAGGTGTCCACTGTGGACCTTCGGGTGCCGGTCGGGACGGGTGGCCCGGTCAGCGCGGACGGGGTGGAGCTCGACGTCCGGCCGGTCAGCACCGCGGATCTGCTCGCGGCGCGGGACCGGCGGGCGTTGCTGCTGCGCTGCGTCCGCTCGGCGCGGAAGGGCGAGCGGGCGATTTCCCCGGCGGAGCTGCCGGAGGAAGTGCTGGAGGCGGTGGCCGCCGCGCTGCCGGAGCTGGACCCGCAGGCGGACGTGTCGCTCGGGATGAGCTGCGCGTCCTGTGCGCACGAGTGGGGCGCGCCGTTCGACATCGCCGGGTACCTGTGGGCGGTGCTCGACACGCACGCCAGGCGGCTGTTGTACGAGATCCACGAGTTGGCGACCGCTTACGGCTGGACCGAGCGTGAAGTGCTCTCGGTCGGTCCGGCCCGGCGGCGGTTCTACCTGGAGGCGGCGCGGACATGACCACGATTGCCCAGCCGGACTTCGTCGGCAGGCTGCTCGGTGAGGGCGCCGAGCTGGCCGTCCGCCCGTTGCTTCCCTCGATCTTCGACCCGGTTCCCCCGCCCGAGCTCACGCCGGAACCGGTTGCCCGGCAGCGCATTCAGCCCGAGCCGGAGCCACTGCCGCACCCGGCGATTAGGCAGCCGGAACAGGTGCGACCGGCGCAAGCGGAGCGAGCTGTGCCGAGCACGGCACCGAAGCCCGACGCAGCGCAACCGGCTGTCCGGCAAAGGACAATCGGGGAACCACGAGTGCCGGAAACTGTGCTGCGGAAACCCGAATCCCCGCCGCGGCAAACGAACATGCCGAGATCGGAACACGCTGCGCCGTCGATGAGGACGAAGCCGGTCGTGGTCACGCGGACGGAGCGCGAAGAGATTCCAGTCGCCGTACCCGTTGTGCAGCAGGTTGAGAAAACCGTTGTGCAGCACACAGCCAGCACTGTGGTCCCGGCCGTCACTCCGACTACCCCGGCCATTCCAGTTGCTGCCCCGGCGACGCAACCGCGAACACAACGGCCGGTGGCTCCGAGGCGATCCAAGACCGTGGAGCAGACGGTGCACATCACCATCGGCAGGGTCGAGGTCAAGGCGGCCGCGGACAAGGCACCCGAACGCCGGGCAGCACCAAGGCAGCAGCCCACGACGAGCCTGGAGGACTACCTCCGGCGCAGAGGAGGTGGCACGTCATGAGCAACCACCGCGCGATCAAGGCGGTCACCGAGCTTCTGCAGCTCCGCCTGCAGAAGGGCGTGGAGGGCGTTGGGTCGACGACCGTCACCGTGTTGTCGCCGGACAAGGCCGCGGCCGCGATGAGCACCTCCATCGTCAACCTCTTCCTCTACCAGGTCACTGTGGACGGTCACTGGCGCAACGAGCCGTTCCCCGGAGCGCACACCCGGCCGGGCGAGCGGCCGAGGCCGCCGCTGCCGTTGGTCCTGCGCTACCTGGTCACCCCGTTCATCAAGGAGGGCAACGACCTCCAGGCGCACGAGGTGCTCGGCGCTGCGATGCGGAGGCTGCACGACTACCCCGAGTTCACCGGCCGCGAGCTGGCCGACGGCGCGAGCTACGCCGATGTCGCCCGGCAGGTCGAGTCGGTCAAGATCTCCCCGATCGCGATCTCCACCGACGAGATCTCCAAGCTGTGGTCGGCTTTCCAGACCCAGTACCGGATCTCCGTCGGCTACGAGGCGCGGATCGTGTTGATCGAGAGCGAGCGCGGGGTCCCGGCCGCGCCGCCGGTGCTCACGCGCGGCAGGGACGACCGCGGTCCGGTCGTCGAGGGCAGCCCGGCACCGCCGTTCCCGTTGCTCACCGCGGCCGACATCGCGGACAACGACGTGCTGGCGGGGGAGCCGTTCGTGTTGCGCGGACTGAACCTGACCGCGGGACCTGCCACGCTCCGGCTCACCCACCCGGTGGTGCCGAAGGTGGTCGAGCTGTCGGGCAGCCGGATCTCGGTGACCCCGACCGAACTCCGGGCCGAGTTCCCGAACGATCCCGAGCTCGGCGGCGGGTTGTGGTCGGCCGCCGTGCACCTCGCGACTCCGGAGGGCGAGCGGGTGACGAACTCGGTCCCGCTGCCGGTGGGCGCCGGGATCACCGCTGGTGTGCCGAACACAGTCACGCGGGAACAGGGCGTTGCGACGATTCCCGTCTCCACCGAGCTGAGCGTGCACCCCGGGCAACGCGCATTCCTGTTGGTGGGGTCGCACACCGTGACGGCGGAGCCGATCACCGCGGCCACCAGGTCGCTGGTCTTCAAGATGGCCGAGGCGAACCCCGGCACCTACCTGACGCGCCTGCGGGTGGACGGCGTGGACAGCCGCATCATCATCAAGCGCCCGGGTGAGCCGCCGGTCTTCGACGACAGTCAGAAGGTGGTGATCGTCTGATGGACCTCGACTGGCTCCGGAGCAACGACCGGTACCTCGCGACCTCGTTGACCTGGTTGCGCATGCGGCTGATGCTGGCGATCGACACCGCAAGCGGGTCCTCGGTCAGCACTGTGGTGCCCCAGCCGCCGCAGCAGCGCTCGCGCTGGTGGGGAGCGAAGCCGCAACCCGTTGTGACCCCACCGCCGCAACGGATCTCACCCCGGGCGGTCGAACAGGCCGCCGCCGCGCGCGCACAGGCCGGCGCGATCTCTCCGGAGCCAGCGCTGCACACGGTGGCCAGGCTGTTCGGGCTCTCCGAGTTCGAACGGGACACGCTGCTGCTGTGCGCGGCGATGGAGCTGGACCCGGCGCTGGGCGGATTGTGCGCGCAGGCGCACGGGAACCCGGGCATGGCGTATCCGACGCTCGGGCTCGCGCTGAGCGCGCTGCCCGAGCCGGCATGGGACATCGTCGCACCGCACCGGGGGCTGCGCAGGTGGCGGCTGGTCGAGATCGTGCAGGGCGCGGGGCAGCCGCTGGTGACCGCGACGCTGCGCGCACAGGAGCGGATCGTCAACTACCTCAAGGGGTTGAACTACCTCGACGATCAGCTGGAGCCGCTGGTCTC
The window above is part of the Allokutzneria albata genome. Proteins encoded here:
- a CDS encoding phage tail protein, which codes for MPQVSAKGIPVDPYKNFRFRVRYSDRSDYIAAVSKISGLKRSTEVVKHRAGGDPTTSRKLPGRTEYEAVTLERGVTFDTEFANWANSVWSFRRAGGGVATSLATFRRDLVIDVLDDGGSVVSSYSLHRAWVSEYQALSDLDANANAVLIEHIKLENEGWVHEGPKGPPAETSFQDPA
- a CDS encoding T4 family baseplate hub assembly chaperone, with the translated sequence MIEVAASLAEAELLSLWENGSWLDTAGRALVLAEAGGGAEPGTAAELPIGERDAILLSLHESWFGRRLRCAVTCPSCQGRLETEVSTVDLRVPVGTGGPVSADGVELDVRPVSTADLLAARDRRALLLRCVRSARKGERAISPAELPEEVLEAVAAALPELDPQADVSLGMSCASCAHEWGAPFDIAGYLWAVLDTHARRLLYEIHELATAYGWTEREVLSVGPARRRFYLEAART
- a CDS encoding DUF4255 domain-containing protein; this translates as MSNHRAIKAVTELLQLRLQKGVEGVGSTTVTVLSPDKAAAAMSTSIVNLFLYQVTVDGHWRNEPFPGAHTRPGERPRPPLPLVLRYLVTPFIKEGNDLQAHEVLGAAMRRLHDYPEFTGRELADGASYADVARQVESVKISPIAISTDEISKLWSAFQTQYRISVGYEARIVLIESERGVPAAPPVLTRGRDDRGPVVEGSPAPPFPLLTAADIADNDVLAGEPFVLRGLNLTAGPATLRLTHPVVPKVVELSGSRISVTPTELRAEFPNDPELGGGLWSAAVHLATPEGERVTNSVPLPVGAGITAGVPNTVTREQGVATIPVSTELSVHPGQRAFLLVGSHTVTAEPITAATRSLVFKMAEANPGTYLTRLRVDGVDSRIIIKRPGEPPVFDDSQKVVIV